The Iamia majanohamensis genome window below encodes:
- a CDS encoding M20/M25/M40 family metallo-hydrolase — protein sequence MATALDDPTAEVTDLLQHLIRNRCVNDGSVASGDEARSVETLRSHLDGTGLDVEVYEPQPGRQSLVARIEGRDPSAPTLTLLGHLDVVPVNEEHWQRDPFGGELVDGEVWGRGAVDMLNLTSSMAVAVRRLAARGWQPDGTLVFAAVADEEAAGTWGARHLADHQLDAVRSDYVLTESGGIPMKSPGGLKLPVMVGEKGCYWCRITVRGTAGHGSQPYRTDNALVKAAEVVRRIAEHRPEAQIGEVWRRYLESMDLPEEATAPLLDPDRIDGRLEELPLGAARLFHACTHQTMSPNIVHGGSKVNTIPDEVTLEVDVRTLPGQDQGAVEAVLLEAVGDLRDDVEIEPAVFDPATESPIDSPLWDTLARVAGRFYEGSANVPMLIAGATDARFFRRLGATAYGFGLFSRNLRYEDYGRMFHGDDERVDVESLRLSTEMWEAVALDLLGGS from the coding sequence ATGGCCACCGCGCTCGACGACCCCACCGCAGAGGTCACCGACCTCCTGCAGCACCTCATCCGCAACCGGTGCGTGAACGACGGGTCGGTGGCCTCGGGCGACGAGGCGCGCTCGGTCGAGACGCTCCGGTCGCACCTCGACGGGACCGGGCTCGACGTCGAGGTGTACGAGCCCCAACCCGGCCGCCAAAGCCTCGTCGCCCGCATCGAGGGCCGCGACCCGTCGGCCCCGACCCTCACGCTCCTCGGCCACCTCGACGTCGTCCCCGTCAACGAGGAGCACTGGCAGCGGGACCCCTTCGGCGGCGAGCTGGTCGACGGCGAGGTGTGGGGCCGCGGCGCCGTCGACATGCTCAACCTCACCTCGTCGATGGCCGTCGCCGTCCGCCGCCTGGCGGCACGGGGCTGGCAGCCCGACGGCACCCTCGTCTTCGCCGCGGTGGCCGACGAGGAGGCGGCCGGCACCTGGGGCGCCCGCCACCTGGCCGACCACCAGCTCGACGCGGTGCGCTCCGACTACGTGCTCACCGAGTCCGGCGGCATCCCCATGAAGAGCCCCGGTGGACTCAAGCTGCCGGTCATGGTGGGCGAGAAGGGGTGCTACTGGTGCCGCATCACCGTGCGGGGCACGGCGGGCCACGGGTCGCAGCCCTACCGCACCGACAACGCCCTGGTGAAGGCGGCCGAGGTCGTGCGCCGCATCGCCGAGCACCGCCCCGAGGCCCAGATCGGCGAGGTCTGGCGGCGCTACCTCGAGTCGATGGACCTGCCCGAGGAGGCCACCGCGCCGCTGCTCGACCCCGACCGCATCGACGGTCGGCTGGAGGAGCTGCCCCTCGGCGCGGCCCGCCTCTTCCACGCCTGCACCCACCAGACCATGAGCCCCAACATCGTCCACGGCGGGTCGAAGGTGAACACCATCCCCGACGAGGTGACCCTCGAGGTCGACGTGCGCACGCTGCCCGGCCAGGACCAGGGCGCGGTCGAGGCCGTCCTGCTCGAGGCGGTGGGCGACCTGCGCGACGACGTCGAGATCGAGCCCGCCGTGTTCGACCCCGCCACCGAGTCGCCGATCGACTCGCCCCTGTGGGACACCCTGGCCCGCGTCGCCGGGCGGTTCTACGAGGGCAGCGCCAACGTGCCCATGCTCATCGCCGGGGCCACCGACGCCCGCTTCTTCCGGCGCCTCGGCGCCACCGCCTACGGCTTCGGCCTCTTCAGCCGGAACCTCCGCTACGAGGACTACGGGCGCATGTTCCACGGCGACGACGAGCGGGTCGACGTCGAGTCGCTGCGGCTGTCGACCGAGATGTGGGAGGCCGTCGCCCTCGACCTCCTCGGCGGCTCGTGA
- a CDS encoding HAD-IA family hydrolase, which translates to MIRAALFDFGGVILSSPFEAFARYEAENGLPDGFLRRVNATDPDTNAWARLERNEVDLEEFGRLFEAEARALGGEVVAADVLGLLRGDVRPAMVEAVRRCAERLRTALLTNNVVSMQATEMAGGRSPAAAGEPDPGAVEDGADRDPRVAVLDLFDVIIESSVVGVRKPDPAFYERACAELGIDASEAVFLDDLGVNLKPARAMGMTTIKVDDPDEAITALESVVGFPLR; encoded by the coding sequence GTGATCCGCGCCGCCCTGTTCGACTTCGGTGGCGTCATCCTCTCCAGCCCCTTCGAGGCCTTCGCCCGCTACGAGGCCGAGAACGGGCTGCCCGATGGGTTCCTCCGGCGCGTGAACGCCACCGACCCCGACACCAACGCCTGGGCCCGCCTGGAGCGCAACGAGGTCGACCTGGAGGAGTTCGGGCGCCTCTTCGAGGCCGAGGCCCGGGCCCTCGGGGGCGAGGTGGTGGCCGCCGACGTGCTCGGCCTGCTGCGGGGCGACGTCCGCCCCGCCATGGTCGAGGCGGTGCGGCGCTGCGCGGAGCGGCTGCGCACGGCGCTGCTCACCAACAACGTGGTGAGCATGCAGGCGACCGAGATGGCCGGCGGCCGGAGCCCGGCTGCGGCCGGCGAGCCCGACCCGGGCGCGGTGGAGGACGGGGCGGACCGCGATCCGCGCGTCGCCGTGCTCGACCTCTTCGACGTGATCATCGAGTCGTCGGTGGTCGGCGTGCGCAAGCCCGACCCGGCCTTCTACGAGCGGGCGTGCGCCGAGCTCGGCATCGACGCCTCCGAGGCCGTGTTCCTCGACGACCTCGGCGTCAACCTGAAGCCGGCCCGGGCCATGGGCATGACCACGATCAAGGTCGACGACCCCGACGAGGCCATCACCGCCCTCGAGTCCGTCGTCGGCTTCCCCCTCCGCTGA
- a CDS encoding DUF559 domain-containing protein yields the protein MTVHLPRHLPDPFAADLDGVPVVRPALILLQLAPRVHPARLARLLDWMWTRRLLSGPSVRAELEPVMHRGRAGTAVLRDLLDSLPDDYVPAASGLESRFASIVADHDLPAMRRQVDLGDGERWCGRVDFLACDLPLVVEVDSDRYHRALTDREADRRRQGRLDAAGFVVARVDEFQVWHRPGEVVERVRAAAWEARARRASSEARRAS from the coding sequence GTGACCGTGCACCTCCCTCGCCACCTCCCCGACCCCTTCGCCGCGGACCTCGACGGGGTGCCGGTCGTCCGGCCTGCGCTCATCCTGCTCCAGCTCGCGCCTCGGGTGCACCCTGCTCGGCTGGCCCGGCTGCTCGACTGGATGTGGACCCGCCGGCTGCTCTCGGGGCCGTCGGTCCGGGCCGAGCTGGAGCCGGTGATGCACCGGGGCCGTGCCGGCACCGCCGTGCTGCGGGATCTGCTCGACAGCCTGCCTGACGACTACGTCCCGGCCGCCAGCGGTCTGGAGTCGCGCTTCGCCAGCATCGTCGCCGACCACGACCTGCCCGCCATGCGACGTCAGGTCGACCTCGGCGACGGCGAGCGTTGGTGCGGCCGGGTCGACTTCCTCGCCTGCGACCTGCCGCTGGTGGTGGAGGTGGACAGCGACCGCTACCACCGGGCCCTCACCGACCGCGAGGCGGACCGACGGCGACAGGGACGTCTCGACGCTGCGGGCTTCGTCGTGGCCCGCGTCGACGAGTTCCAGGTCTGGCACCGACCCGGCGAGGTCGTGGAGCGCGTGCGGGCGGCCGCGTGGGAGGCCCGGGCTCGACGGGCCAGCTCCGAGGCCCGTCGAGCGTCGTAG
- a CDS encoding amidohydrolase family protein translates to MTDPATAPTDAGGSAFEAARAGGVIDTFLAMPDTRAKQAAKYDKIRALANDEGTKGMEMPAEYMFKGVPQYADDEVDDPVQVVLGEMAKHRISTFLTGVHENEHSRRAVREMPQHFVGMLNVDPNEGMGALRAIDAAVEEWGSSLKAVHVWGTGLIPQVPLDDRRMWPIYGKCIEVGRPIIVYAGVPGPRIPMGPQLPILLDEVCWAWPELTVVVRHGADPWTELMVKLLLKYPGLHYSTSAFAPKYYPEEIVTFANKRGAEKVLYAGYYASGLTLDRIFSELPGVPFRDHVWPMFLRDNAARVFDIPPVAPPAPPT, encoded by the coding sequence GTGACCGATCCTGCGACCGCACCCACCGACGCCGGCGGCTCCGCCTTCGAGGCGGCGCGCGCCGGCGGCGTCATCGACACGTTCCTCGCCATGCCCGACACCCGGGCCAAGCAGGCGGCCAAGTACGACAAGATCCGGGCCCTCGCCAACGACGAGGGCACCAAGGGCATGGAGATGCCCGCCGAGTACATGTTCAAGGGCGTTCCCCAGTACGCCGACGACGAGGTCGACGACCCGGTGCAGGTGGTGCTGGGCGAGATGGCCAAGCACCGCATCTCGACGTTCCTCACCGGCGTCCACGAGAACGAGCACTCCCGGCGGGCGGTGCGGGAGATGCCCCAGCACTTCGTGGGCATGCTCAACGTCGACCCCAACGAGGGCATGGGCGCCCTGCGGGCCATCGACGCCGCGGTGGAGGAGTGGGGCAGCTCCCTCAAGGCGGTCCACGTCTGGGGCACGGGCCTCATCCCCCAGGTGCCGCTCGACGACCGCCGCATGTGGCCCATCTACGGCAAGTGCATCGAGGTCGGGCGGCCGATCATCGTCTACGCCGGCGTGCCCGGGCCCCGCATCCCCATGGGCCCGCAGCTGCCCATCCTCCTCGACGAGGTGTGCTGGGCCTGGCCCGAGCTCACCGTGGTGGTGCGCCACGGCGCCGACCCCTGGACCGAGCTCATGGTGAAGCTCCTGCTGAAGTACCCGGGGCTGCACTACTCGACCAGCGCCTTCGCCCCGAAGTACTACCCGGAGGAGATCGTCACCTTCGCCAACAAGCGGGGCGCCGAGAAGGTCCTCTACGCCGGCTACTACGCGTCGGGGCTCACCCTCGACCGCATCTTCTCCGAGCTCCCCGGCGTGCCCTTCCGGGACCACGTGTGGCCCATGTTCCTCCGCGACAACGCCGCCCGCGTCTTCGACATCCCCCCCGTCGCACCCCCCGCCCCGCCCACCTGA
- a CDS encoding multifunctional oxoglutarate decarboxylase/oxoglutarate dehydrogenase thiamine pyrophosphate-binding subunit/dihydrolipoyllysine-residue succinyltransferase subunit, whose translation MPDNAPPADALGPNAWLVDEMYERYAEDPSSVSDSWQEFFSGYQPTGPAGSESPAASAPGGAVSEGTSAAPTRKAEGQTSAPADPAAGNGSSGTREGAALGGEESTKVLKKASSGEKAASGKAAAKSDAGKSDAGKSEGGKGDGAAEEPPGEPLRGAAARIVSNMEASLEVPTATSFREVPAKLLEVNRKVINGYLSRTRGGKVSFTHLIGYAVVRAIADSVPALNSTFATDAEGKPRKVVNEHVNLGLAVDLEKSDGSRTLLVPVIKEADTLEFSAFWASYEDIIRKVRTGKLSPDDFAGTTVTLTNPGTIGTVQSVPRLMPGQGAIIGVGRLDYPAAFQGADRAALADLGMSKVMTVSSTYDHRIIQGAESGLFLKRVSELLMGEGDFYGGIFRSIGVPYEAVLWRQDSNPVEKDDAHLQKQIHVQTLINMYRVRGHLIADLDPLAAKEPSMHSELDPATYGLTIWDLEREFLTDGLAGEERMALGDILGVLRNAYCRRIGIEYMHIQEPQEKAWIQAQVEGAATSVPPEDQRHILGRLNAAEAFEKFLGTKYVGQKRFGIEGAESAIPILDAILEKAAGDALPGAVMGMAHRGRLNVLSNIVGKSLDKLFTEFEGYVDPESTQGSGDVKYHLGQRGTFTSRHGHDITVELAANPSHLEAVDPVVVGMARARQDIINDPEAFSVLPLLVHGDAAFAGQGVVAETLNLSSIKGYRVGGTIHLIINNQLGFTTPPDSARSSEYCTDIAKMVQAPIFHVNGDDPEACVRVARLAYAYRQAFHKDVVIDMVCYRRHGHNEGDDPSYTQPIMYKRIDARRSVRKLYTEALVRRGDISIEEAEAALDDFSAQLASALEETRSQAPEGDVRAKPPAPARGVLPHVTTGVSSETIDQVYQTLSHQPEGFSVHPKLAKQLAKRDEMFDGGEVDWALAESLAFGTMLLEGTNIRLSGQDSRRGTFSQRHSVLVDYETGAEHASLAHLGKDQGKIWIYDSLLSEYAALGFEWGYSSIVDDTLVLWEAQFGDFVNGAQIILDQYFSAAEDKWDQRSRLTLLLPHGYEGQGPEHSSARIERFLNLCAEDNMQVTNATTAAQYFHLLRRQMHQEVVKPLVVFTPKSLLRSKAARSSVGDLLSGSFEEVLDDPGVEDPDEVQRIVFCSGKVSHDAMKRRDEQGVPAAIIRVEQLYPFPRRRIRELLQQYGNAGEVVWLQEEPDNMGPRSFVGERLWPLVPDGVKYREVSRVGSGSPAGGSHAIHVQEHDEILTRVFEGM comes from the coding sequence ATGCCTGACAACGCACCCCCGGCCGATGCCCTCGGCCCCAACGCGTGGCTCGTCGACGAGATGTACGAGCGCTACGCCGAGGACCCCTCCTCGGTGAGCGACAGCTGGCAGGAGTTCTTCTCCGGCTACCAGCCCACCGGCCCCGCCGGCTCCGAGTCGCCGGCCGCCTCCGCGCCCGGCGGCGCCGTCAGCGAGGGCACCTCGGCCGCCCCCACCCGCAAGGCCGAGGGCCAGACCAGCGCCCCGGCCGACCCCGCCGCCGGCAACGGCTCCTCGGGCACCCGCGAGGGCGCCGCCCTGGGTGGCGAGGAGAGCACCAAGGTGCTCAAGAAGGCCAGCTCGGGGGAGAAGGCCGCCTCCGGCAAGGCGGCGGCCAAGAGCGACGCCGGGAAGAGCGACGCCGGGAAGAGCGAGGGCGGGAAGGGCGACGGCGCGGCCGAGGAGCCCCCGGGCGAGCCCCTGCGGGGCGCGGCGGCCCGGATCGTCTCCAACATGGAGGCCAGCCTCGAGGTCCCCACCGCCACCAGCTTCCGGGAGGTCCCGGCCAAGCTGCTGGAGGTCAACCGCAAGGTCATCAACGGCTACCTGTCCCGCACGCGGGGCGGGAAGGTCAGCTTCACCCACCTCATCGGCTACGCCGTGGTCCGGGCCATCGCCGACTCCGTGCCCGCCCTCAACAGCACCTTCGCCACCGACGCCGAGGGCAAGCCCCGCAAGGTGGTCAACGAGCACGTCAACCTGGGCCTCGCCGTCGACCTGGAGAAGTCCGACGGGAGCCGCACCCTCCTGGTGCCGGTCATCAAGGAGGCCGACACCCTCGAGTTCTCGGCCTTCTGGGCGTCCTACGAGGACATCATCCGCAAGGTGCGCACCGGCAAGCTGTCGCCCGACGACTTCGCCGGCACCACCGTCACCCTCACCAACCCCGGCACCATCGGCACCGTCCAGTCCGTGCCCCGCCTGATGCCGGGCCAGGGCGCCATCATCGGCGTCGGCCGCCTCGACTACCCGGCCGCCTTCCAGGGCGCCGACCGGGCCGCCCTGGCCGACCTGGGCATGTCCAAGGTGATGACGGTCAGCTCGACCTACGACCACCGCATCATCCAGGGCGCCGAGTCCGGCCTGTTCCTCAAGCGGGTGAGCGAGCTGCTCATGGGCGAGGGCGACTTCTACGGCGGGATCTTCCGCTCCATCGGGGTGCCCTACGAGGCCGTCCTGTGGCGCCAGGACAGCAACCCGGTCGAGAAGGACGACGCCCACCTCCAGAAGCAGATCCACGTCCAGACCCTGATCAACATGTACCGGGTCCGGGGCCACCTGATCGCCGACCTCGACCCGCTGGCGGCCAAGGAGCCGTCGATGCACTCCGAGCTCGACCCGGCCACCTACGGGCTCACCATCTGGGACCTCGAGCGCGAGTTCCTCACCGACGGGCTCGCCGGCGAGGAGCGCATGGCCCTGGGCGACATCCTCGGCGTGCTCCGCAACGCCTACTGCCGCCGCATCGGCATCGAGTACATGCACATCCAGGAGCCGCAGGAGAAGGCCTGGATCCAGGCCCAGGTCGAGGGGGCGGCCACGTCCGTGCCGCCGGAGGACCAGCGCCACATCCTGGGCCGGCTCAACGCGGCCGAGGCCTTCGAGAAGTTCCTCGGCACCAAGTACGTGGGCCAGAAGCGCTTCGGCATCGAGGGGGCCGAGTCGGCCATCCCGATCCTCGACGCCATCCTCGAGAAGGCGGCGGGCGACGCCCTCCCCGGCGCGGTGATGGGCATGGCCCACCGGGGCCGCCTCAACGTCCTGTCCAACATCGTGGGCAAGTCGCTCGACAAGCTGTTCACCGAGTTCGAGGGCTACGTCGACCCCGAGTCCACCCAGGGCTCCGGCGACGTCAAGTACCACCTCGGCCAGCGGGGCACCTTCACCTCCCGCCACGGCCACGACATCACCGTCGAGCTGGCCGCCAACCCCAGCCACCTCGAGGCCGTCGACCCCGTCGTCGTCGGCATGGCCCGGGCCCGCCAGGACATCATCAACGACCCCGAGGCGTTCTCCGTCCTCCCCCTGCTGGTGCACGGCGACGCCGCCTTCGCCGGCCAGGGCGTGGTGGCCGAGACGCTCAACCTGTCGAGCATCAAGGGCTACCGGGTCGGGGGCACCATCCACCTGATCATCAACAACCAGCTGGGCTTCACCACCCCGCCGGACTCGGCCCGCTCGTCGGAGTACTGCACCGACATCGCCAAGATGGTCCAGGCCCCGATCTTCCACGTGAACGGCGACGACCCGGAGGCCTGCGTCCGGGTCGCCCGGCTCGCCTACGCCTACCGGCAGGCGTTCCACAAGGACGTGGTGATCGACATGGTCTGCTACCGCCGCCACGGCCACAACGAGGGCGACGACCCCAGCTACACCCAGCCGATCATGTACAAGCGCATCGACGCCCGTCGCTCGGTGCGCAAGCTCTACACCGAGGCGCTGGTCCGCCGGGGCGACATCAGCATCGAGGAGGCCGAGGCCGCCCTCGACGACTTCTCGGCCCAGCTGGCGTCGGCCCTGGAGGAGACCCGGTCGCAGGCCCCCGAGGGTGATGTGCGGGCCAAGCCGCCGGCGCCCGCCCGGGGCGTGCTGCCCCACGTCACCACCGGCGTGTCCTCGGAGACGATCGACCAGGTGTACCAGACCCTGTCGCACCAGCCCGAGGGCTTCTCGGTCCACCCCAAGCTGGCCAAGCAGCTGGCCAAGCGGGACGAGATGTTCGACGGCGGCGAGGTCGACTGGGCCCTGGCCGAGTCCCTCGCCTTCGGCACCATGCTCCTCGAGGGCACCAACATCCGCCTGTCGGGCCAGGACTCGCGCCGCGGCACCTTCTCCCAGCGCCACAGCGTGCTCGTCGACTACGAGACCGGCGCCGAGCACGCCAGCCTCGCCCACCTGGGCAAGGACCAGGGCAAGATCTGGATCTACGACTCGCTGCTGTCGGAGTACGCCGCCCTCGGCTTCGAGTGGGGCTACTCGTCCATCGTCGACGACACCCTCGTGCTGTGGGAGGCCCAGTTCGGCGACTTCGTCAACGGGGCCCAGATCATCCTCGACCAGTACTTCTCGGCCGCCGAGGACAAGTGGGACCAGCGCTCGCGCCTCACCCTCCTGCTGCCCCACGGCTACGAGGGCCAGGGCCCCGAGCACTCCTCGGCCCGCATCGAGCGGTTCCTCAACCTCTGCGCCGAGGACAACATGCAGGTCACCAACGCCACCACCGCAGCCCAGTACTTCCACCTCCTGCGGCGCCAGATGCACCAGGAGGTGGTCAAGCCGCTGGTGGTCTTCACCCCCAAGTCGCTGCTGCGCTCCAAGGCGGCCCGGTCGTCGGTGGGCGACCTGCTCTCCGGGTCCTTCGAGGAGGTCCTCGACGACCCCGGCGTCGAGGACCCCGACGAGGTCCAGCGCATCGTGTTCTGCTCCGGCAAGGTCAGCCACGACGCCATGAAGCGGCGCGACGAGCAGGGCGTGCCGGCCGCCATCATCCGGGTGGAGCAGCTCTACCCGTTCCCCCGGCGCCGGATCCGCGAGCTGCTCCAGCAGTACGGCAACGCCGGCGAGGTCGTCTGGCTCCAGGAGGAGCCCGACAACATGGGCCCGCGCTCGTTCGTGGGCGAGCGCCTGTGGCCGCTCGTGCCCGACGGCGTGAAGTACCGCGAGGTGTCGCGGGTCGGCTCCGGCTCGCCCGCCGGCGGCAGCCACGCCATCCACGTCCAGGAGCACGACGAGATCCTCACCCGGGTCTTCGAGGGCATGTAG